Part of the Paracoccus sp. MC1862 genome, CTTTCCTCGAGGTCGCCGGTCAGCGCCGCCACGGTGATCGGCAGATCCGCGAAGGGCTCGATCAGCTTCTCGACAAGAACCTCCGAGGCAAGCTGCTCGGGCTCGCCGAAGTCCCTTGCGGGCATCACGTCAAGCCAGCCTTCCTCGGTGATCGTCGAAAAGAAGATCCTTTTTCCCCCAAGCGTCGTCGGGTCGGGTATCGGCCACGGCGCTGTCCCGAGCACATGATCGAAGAAGGCGAAGGGATCGACGATCCAGAAGGTCCCGCCCCGCCCGTCCCCGTCGACCACGGCGCTTCCATGCAGATAGCCTCCGGCCGGGCCAAGGGACCCCAGGTCGACTTCCACGCCCTCATTCGCTATTCTCAGCAGCGATTGACCTTCGGGGCTCACATGAATGCCCGCGTAATCCCCGGGCTTGAGCAGGAAATCCACCTCGAAACCCAGCATCCCGTTCATTTCGACGACCGTTGCAGCGGCGCCTATCGCTTGGGTTGATCCGTCCTCCTCGATTCCCATGGCTTTCCTGACAAGAATGGCCGTTTCCGGCCTTGTGCCCTCATCAAGCCCGATCTCGCCGAATGCGACGATCTTCGGCGCCTCGCCACAGAAATCGTTTCCTGCCTTGAACCACTCCCATACAGCGCCTGTCCCTGCGGGAGTCTCGTCGAACCAGGACAGCACCATCCTGACAGAGCCGGCCTCTATCTCGGGTGCGAGGCCCGTCGAGACGTCATGATAGACAACCCGCTGCCCGAGGTGATTCAGGACGATCTCGGCGAACCTGTGAATCCGGGTATCACGCGGCGTCCGCTCGCGCGCACCGTCATAGAGTGCAAGCGTTGTTCTGGGAATGGAATCGCAGGCCCATGTATCAAAGGAGGTAATCCATAAGGATAGCATCGCGACGAACCCAAGGCGGATCGCTGCGAGGAGCTTTCCACAAGCTGCGAAAATAGCGTCATAAATCAAAAAGAATGCCCGCCTCTGCGTCCCGCCTGCCCGCAAATACATCCTGAATCCGCCATACGCCATTTGGTGAAATCCGCTCTCCCGATTTTCTCTCCTGCACGCAGTATAATCCGTTGAGAGGATTCAGCACTTACCGTAACTTTGGATGGCATCAAAGGGATTTGGCGCGCCGATCGCTGCAGGAAGATTACACGGGAGATTTTTAATGCGGGGCGGATTTCGGGAATTTCTTCTCAGCGCGGCAGTTGTCGGGGCGGGTCTTGCCGGCCTCTGGGTCTGGCCCATCGTCACGGACGGGGGCGGCGCTGCAGTGGTCACGCGGATCGTGGAAATCTACCACAAGTCCAATGCCCGCCTCGGTCCGGCAATGGCGGTCCTGACGGGCCCGGCGCAGGATGCCCTGCCCCCCGTTCTTCAGCCTGCGGCGGATGAACCCCAGGCTCCTGCAGCTAGGATCGAGCCTGTGCGCCTTGCCGCGGCAGAGCCGGTCGTGTCGGCGCAATGCGCTGCCACGAGCCCCGACATCGACGCCGCCGTGATCGGGGACAGGCTGCAACTGCGCATCTTCGAGGCCTCGGTCCTCGCCGGAGTCGCGGGAACGCAAGGTGCTGAGGCATTGACAACCGACATCGTCTTCGAGCGGCTGGACCTTTCGGGCAGCTACGACGTCACCGGCACCGGCGCGATCTCGCTGCCCGCCATCGGCCGCGTCGATGTTCTCGGGCGCTCGCTTCCCTGCATCGAGGCAATCGTGGCAAAGCGGGTCTTCGAGCTGTTCCGCACGGCCAGCACGGTCAGCGCAGCCCATGCCGCCCGCCCTCCGATCCTGGTCCGGGGGGCGGTGCGTTCGCCCGGAGCGCATGCCCACAGCCCCGGCCTGACCGTGGAACGCGTGCTTGCCCAGGCCGGAGCGACCCAGGCACATGATCCCGCAAGCACCGTCCGCATGGTCGCGCTCGACTCGCGCCGCCGCGAGCTGGAAAGGGCCCGCGCTGGTCTGGAACTGGAACGGATGCGCCTTGAAGCCGCCATGGCCGGCAAGGAGCTTTTCCCCGAAAACGCGCTGACCGCGACGACGGTCCTGCTGGGCGCGGATCGCGTGGACAGCGAACGCGCCGCGCTTGCGGCCGAGACGATCACCCAGCTCATGCGCCAGGTGCACACCGCCGAGCATCTCCGGGACCTCGACGCCCGTATCGAAGCGGCGGAGCGCCAGCTCGAGATCGCGCAGACCCATTTCGACTATTTCGATCATCGCCGCCAGCAGCAGGCCGAGTTCCTCAAGAGCCGCACGATCACCGAGGCCCACCTGGACAGCACCACGATCAAGGCCATGCAGGCCGAGCAGGTCCTGCTGGAAAAGCAGGAAGCGCTTCTGCGGCTGCAGACCGAACGCCATCTTGCCGTGAACGGCGCGGCCCTTGCGGATGCCCAGCGCCAGAACGCGCTGGCGTCCGAGCTTCGCAACCTCACCGCGCGATCCGACGCGCTGGAAAGCGAATACCAGACGCTCGAGGCCGAGCTTGATGTCCTTCGCGACGGCGGCGCCCGGCTCGAGGTCACGATCGAACGGCAGGACGGCCCGGAAAGCACCCGGACCATCGCGGCCTCTCCTGCCACGCTTGTGCGGCCCGGCGATCTCGTCACCGTTTCACCGATGATGGAGGGGACGAAGAAATCGGCGCGGCTCGATGTCCGGAATCTTCCCCTTCCCGTGCGGAGCGCGCAGTCACAATGACCTCTCCATCAGAAGCGCCGGCCCGCGACGCGGGCTTCGAACCCGGCACCTCCCAGACCGAAAGCGCCGCCTTCCTGCGGGGCTTTCTCGGCAGCGCCGTCCTGCTGCTGATCATCAGGGCCGCAGAACCCCTGTTCTTCGGAGAGGACTACTTCTCGACCCTGACCTATCATCCGTTCTGGATCGTCGTGCTGCTTGCCGCCGTCCAGCACGGCCTGTTCGTGGGCGTAGCCACCGTGGGCCTTGCGACCCTCATGATGGGCTGGCCCCCCCGGCCGGTCGGCGTGGACATCACCGCCTATTACGCGGACATGGCAGCGACGCCAACGCAATGGCTGATCGTCGCGGTCATCATCGGCCTGTATCGCCAGGGACAGATCCGCCGCGACCAGCGCGTGCGGCGCGGCAATGCGCGCCTGATCGAGATGAACGACGCGCTGGCTAAGGAAATCTACAGGCTCGATGCCGCACTTGCCCGGGCAGAGCTTGCCGCGGCGACACGGCCCGACGGCGCGGCCCCGGCCTCTCCGGGCCCGGCTCTTGATGCGCTCCTGCACCTGTCCGACCCTGCCGCGGACCGCAATGACGCCTTCATCGCCGCGGCCCGCGCCTGCAGCGATGCGGACATTGCTCTGCTCGAGCGTTCCGCCGCGGGGGACATCGTCCTGACAGCAGCCACCGTCCCGGGGTTGGAGGCGTCTGTGCCCGTCGCGGCCAGAGAGTTGGCCGCTGCGATCAGAGGGGCAGATCCCTCCCTTCCGGCGCAGGTCCTGACGCCTGACGACCGGCACGCTCTCGCCGTTCCGATCATCATGGCCGGTGCGAGCGAACCGGTCGGTGCGATCGTGGGTTTCGTCGATTCCCCGGATGAACTTTCCGCGCTGAACTCTACGCTCGTCCATCTGGCGCGTGCTGTCGAAGCGTCGCACGTCCCGGTCCCCTCGCCTCGTGCCACCGCCCCAGCCACGGCAGGCCGGTTGCATGCCTGATGCCCTGTCCGTCCCTGTTCCAGCCGCGCGGCCGCAGTTCGGCCTCGGCCTGTTTGCCGGCATCGCCTGCCTGATGGACATCGTGCTGCTGCAAGGATGGCTTCAGGGGCGCCATGCCATGCTGGAAGTGATCGCCCTTCACACCGGCCTCGCGATCGGCCTCGGGGCGCTTGCCATGCTGGCGAGGCGCCGCTTCTCGCAACCCATCCTCGTCCGGGTCATCCTTCTCATCCTCTTCGGTCCCCTGGGCGGGCCGGCCCTCATGATCGCCGCGCCCGCCGCGCCGGCTTCGCGCAGAAAAGAGGCCGGACCGGCCCCGGCGACCGCCTCTCGGACGGCAGGCCCGGTCAGCGCCGACGACATCTTCGACAGGATCGTGCAGGGCCGGCGGCACCCGCTTCCCCGATCGCCGCTGTGCAGCTTGCTGAAGACCTTTACGGCGGGCAGCTTCCCCCAGCAGCAGGAGGCCATCGCGGCGATGTCCCGCGCCTATCATCCCGACATGCGTCCTGCCCTGTCGGCCGCGCTTGCATCCGCGACCCCTGCGATCCGGGTCCAGGCGGCCGCGGTCTATGCGAAGCTGCGCCGCACCTACGAGACGCGCGCCAAGGAATTGCTCGGGTCAGGCCGGTCCGCCGATCCGCCATGCGGCCCCGGACTTGCCGCCGAGTGCCTGACCGTCGCGGAATCCGGCTTCGTCGACCCGGAAACCGTGCGCGCCCTCAAGGATGTCTCGGCGCGGCTCGCGGTTTCCTCCCGCAGCCTTGCCCTGCCTGCGGCGCAGGGACCCGAGGCCCCGGCGCCCTGGCCCGCCCTGCGGCCCTTGCCGCGCCTCAAGCGACATGCCTGCGGAGGGCTGGGATGACCGCGTCATCACCGATGGCCGACGTCTGCATTGTCGTCGAGGGCTGCTATCCCTTCATATCGGGCGGCGTCTCATCCTGGATCGACTGGCTGATCAGGAACCAGCCGGGCACCAGCTTTTCGGTGGTGGCCATCGTGGCCGATGAACGCCCGCGCGAGATCAGGTACGAGATGCCCGCGAACCTGCTGGATTTCCAGGTGCTGGCCCTTGCGCCGCGGGTGCGCAAACCGGGCCTGCGCCAGCCCGACATCGATCCTGAGCGCCTGGCCGGTCTCATGTTCCGCGTGCTCAGAGAGGGCGATCTCGCGGCATTCGACGGCCTGCTCTCGCTTGTCGCGGAACCCGTCTGCCGCCGTCCCTTTCCCCGGTTCGGTGCGCCGCAGCCGCCCCTTTACAGCGATCTGACCGCATCGCGTGCCGCCTGGCACGCGATCGTCACCTGCTACGAACGCATCGCGCCGCATTCCGCCTTCAGCGACTTCTTCTGGGCCTGGCGAAATCTCGCAGGCAGCCTTCTTGCCGTTTCCACCGCCAGAATACCGCCCGCGCGCACCTACCACGCCACCTCGACGGGTTATGCCGGGTTGTTCGCCGTGCGAGCCGCGCGGACAACGGGCCGCACCGCCGCGATCACCGAACATGGCATCTATACCAACGAACGCCGCATCGACCTCGTCATGGCCGACTGGATCACCGATACCATCCACAGCGGCCTGTCGGGCCGGGACGGGCGGACGGACGTCCGGCGCTTCTGGATCGACGCCTTCGAATCCTTTGCCCGGATCGCCTATGACGGCGCCCATCGGATCACCACGCTTTACGGGGCCAACCAGTCCTTCCAGCGCGCGTTGGGCGCCCGTGAAGACAAGCTTTCCGTCATCCCGAACGGCATCGAGCTGAAGAAGTTCGCCGCAATCGTCCCCCAGCGCTCGGGCCGCCGCCCCACGGTGGCCCTTATCGGCCGCGTCGTGCCGATCAAGGACATCGAGGCCTATGTCGCCTCTGCCGCCATCGTCCGCCGCGCCATTCCCGACGTCCAGGTCCTGGTGATCGGCCCGACCGACGAAGACGAGGACTACCATGCCCTGTGCCGGCGGCGGGTCGCCGAACTGGGGCTGGAGGACACGGTGACGTTCACGGGCAAGGTCAACATCACCGATTACCTTCCCCGCATCGACGTCCTTGTCCTGACCAGCATCAGCGAGGCGCAGCCCCTGGTGCTTCTGGAAGCGGGCGCGGCCGGCATCCCCTGCGTCACGACGGACGTGGGGTCCTGCCGCGAGATCATCGAGGGCGCCGCGGACGAGCATCCCAACCTCGGTCCGGGCGGCAGGGTTGCCCCCGCCATGGACGCCGATGCC contains:
- a CDS encoding polysaccharide biosynthesis/export family protein; the protein is MRGGFREFLLSAAVVGAGLAGLWVWPIVTDGGGAAVVTRIVEIYHKSNARLGPAMAVLTGPAQDALPPVLQPAADEPQAPAARIEPVRLAAAEPVVSAQCAATSPDIDAAVIGDRLQLRIFEASVLAGVAGTQGAEALTTDIVFERLDLSGSYDVTGTGAISLPAIGRVDVLGRSLPCIEAIVAKRVFELFRTASTVSAAHAARPPILVRGAVRSPGAHAHSPGLTVERVLAQAGATQAHDPASTVRMVALDSRRRELERARAGLELERMRLEAAMAGKELFPENALTATTVLLGADRVDSERAALAAETITQLMRQVHTAEHLRDLDARIEAAERQLEIAQTHFDYFDHRRQQQAEFLKSRTITEAHLDSTTIKAMQAEQVLLEKQEALLRLQTERHLAVNGAALADAQRQNALASELRNLTARSDALESEYQTLEAELDVLRDGGARLEVTIERQDGPESTRTIAASPATLVRPGDLVTVSPMMEGTKKSARLDVRNLPLPVRSAQSQ
- the pelF gene encoding GT4 family glycosyltransferase PelF, whose protein sequence is MADVCIVVEGCYPFISGGVSSWIDWLIRNQPGTSFSVVAIVADERPREIRYEMPANLLDFQVLALAPRVRKPGLRQPDIDPERLAGLMFRVLREGDLAAFDGLLSLVAEPVCRRPFPRFGAPQPPLYSDLTASRAAWHAIVTCYERIAPHSAFSDFFWAWRNLAGSLLAVSTARIPPARTYHATSTGYAGLFAVRAARTTGRTAAITEHGIYTNERRIDLVMADWITDTIHSGLSGRDGRTDVRRFWIDAFESFARIAYDGAHRITTLYGANQSFQRALGAREDKLSVIPNGIELKKFAAIVPQRSGRRPTVALIGRVVPIKDIEAYVASAAIVRRAIPDVQVLVIGPTDEDEDYHALCRRRVAELGLEDTVTFTGKVNITDYLPRIDVLVLTSISEAQPLVLLEAGAAGIPCVTTDVGSCREIIEGAADEHPNLGPGGRVAPAMDADAIGAGIVELMTDEALRLACGENLRRRVELYFTSEISAARYARLYHDLVA